The following nucleotide sequence is from Salvia splendens isolate huo1 chromosome 2, SspV2, whole genome shotgun sequence.
TactcacaataaaataaaataatattataatcatgagcaattttaataagtgatgatggtccattttattttgttgtgagtgtGGAGTAGGAGTGGAGTAGAAATTGTGGAGTAGGTGATCCGTTCCGTGAAGAGAGGGAAGAATCGGAGTTTGTAttatgtaacatcccaaatttttgtgactcttcttatatgttattcgaattttggattcttggaattatgaaactttcgtttctatgtgattaagtgttttgcgtgaaataaattttcgtggttaatgtggaatgatgagcttgatgttttatattttccaatgtggggaaataattaataggatcatgcatttattttttttcgagccaattcattggaattttcggcccttcctaattattgaaatagtatttcatttcttggatttaattaattgtcttgggatacttatccaaattaaatccaaaccaaatgacccctaaatggtactacatggaattcgaactccgtttttattttccttaggagttttcgaaaatctcctataggagaaagaattattttcatttgatttaattggtgttttattgactctcttcctttgaatctaatccaattaaatcatgttataatttatttcttcacctaaaataaatagagagttgggacattccttggttagcaattttcggcccctccactaaattttggaggatattttatttgtttcctaatttgtggaatccctttttattcaaataaattcctatgtctaattaattggggatgtgaatatttttttctcctacttttctcccatatcacacgccccctatgcaatattttccttgtgggaatttaattaattgttgcctattttatgggagcctttttcctataaataaattgcctaatttaaatcctattcttttaattggggatttaaataatttccttgtgcaaattccttatggaaattttcggcccccaccattattttcatacttggagatttaatttattttgttcccttgtttatgaaatattcacttttatttcctaagttgtgaatatattctctccaagtaaataccaaataaattccttgctaatcctacatggaattttcgaaaatttcctccccttcccacatgcttattttattcttttaattgtgggatttatttaattgtatttttccccacaattaattaattaatttattttaaacctaaccctaatcctataaaaacacctaaactaaaccctagcccccattctccctcaattttcgtgcctccctcctccctctccacattctctccaaaaaaacttcttccaccattgtttcttgcatccattgaagtttattttcaagaatctccgacgaatcacctcgtttcttggttctaccgattcgttttgtcaaagaaggtatattggcttcacttttcctcattcttttcatttgaaccatgttcttgaatcctacatgcatgtagtgggtgtaggaatcgtagatcgcaagtttaatcggggagggaaagtgagtttgcttgaaaaccttgataaatatgcgtttcaattgaattgtgtgaagtttgattggaatctttagtgaatgatgtaagtttatgtgcaaacatgattaagagagtcttatcaagcatgattgtgtgttataagcatgagaatttgtgtttggattattgagaaggaaaccctaatttagaaattgtgtatctgttatctgtgatgttcgactagtagcttctgatgagtaattgacctatcaaacggccgaattttgatatgaacattttactgagtaaacttcaaggtatTATCTGTgcctcgtgtgaatttcagccctttttatcaaaaaatgaatttttaataaatttttaaagttgactgcgcaaatctgccagaaactcgtgttctcgccaagaatgtttcgttttctgtttgactgaccaaatgacctccgagtgatgtgattcttgaactagatgaaaatttgaagtgtattctgagtcgtgttaaattttcagcctttttgggcattggatgaatttatggtaaaattttcaaatgaactgcgcagtgctgtcagaaattgtatgttccgaccagagagtttaatatgtgatatgactgactaaatgacgtgatttcggtgtgaaaatcttcaatgaacttgaatgtgccctctgtattgtgaccaaaatttagcttcatacgaggtcgggtgaatttatagtgatttttacaaaacggtcgcgcagttctgccagttttctgccttgttaaaatgacacctagtttcaagtttcaaagtattatatgatgcatgtatgtccaaggaacgtgtttaaatgttgaaatcacttgtgataagttggaatgtgttacgtgtgtctttacacccttttgacgtatgttgggttggggaatgtgagaaaaacgatgagagagaaaacgataggacatgcatagtaaaatgttgatgtggaaggctgacttgtgttgtcattgacaagggtgttgtgtactcgtgaactcgaggatcgtgagttgctataagttgggttgtgaatttgctaagcgatcgaggtggactttcttttcaaacctctttatttttccgaaaatatgatgtggtgttataagggtggtttaaagtgttatgtcatgccgtgattgttttgatgttgagatttttgcctgatgcccagttcgtttgagcttgctccgttaggctatagggctatgttgagattgtgcttgatgcctagtttgtgagttcgctccattaggctatagagctatgataaacgaattcgggtctgagtatggccgcaaaccctatcaggttgtgtacacagaggggatcgtgagccgtccttgctagtcggccggtctcgtgggcgaatagtgtggccacactttcgtcgcactatggtaagaggatgtgattgattgattgatgtggaaaatgaggagataaattgtctggccagacttggattttttgtgttctcgtgatatttcttactatataaaactcgagatcactggtatggatgacataacttattaaaatgttttcggcatgagcccattgagtacaacaagtactcagccctgcatattctttttcttatgtgcaggttgagcgggatgttgcggtggatgttgagctggctaaagaccctaggatacgttgtgtcgtcatacataggcgtgatccttgactctccctgaacctcatttatccgctgctatgttttaaattatgtcttaagaccttaatcttttcgtgttgtgtttgaacatgtatggtggtgttaggtttaaacgagtgtttacgttgtctttctgaaaatggtgtttttccgagatttaagtcaaatgttcgttttaccttagtttttttatatatatagttgtatttcttaagtcaaatttttccggtgccctttataaaagtatgtttctttacgtcttttaaaaaaaatgaccttaaaattctttaaactaagttgtttttcttctttaagtcttaagttgttcttttaaactgttgtccatgcatgtcggtcactatcgccgcgtttgtgatacCCCTGGTATGGGCAGTCGTGACATATTATGAAGATAATGTGAGCCAAAGTTACTAGTATACCCTCTAATATTACTCCTAATCATACTCCGACACTCGGAACTAATTGTCCAGAAATTATCTAAATTCAATTAGTGTGAGCAGTCACTGAGCTAGGATTTCGATGTCGGGGGTTTCAAGAATAGATAGTAAGAAGAGCCTATTATGTAGAAAAATATCGAAAGAGTCGTTATATATGAAAGACAATTTGATATCACCGTATTATGAGGTTGAGAGTTGAGACGAGTAGCTAACAAACTCAAACACTTCGTTCTAAacttgataaaataaaataagagttatttacaaaataaattaagttGAAAAGTGGTGCGGTGATTCTTTAATAAAGCATAATTAGTTAAAGATAATTAATGCTAATTAAAAGGACATGGGCTTAATAGGTGTACAATTTATTCGTGAATTTGAGCCCACACTGCAACAAAAAGCCCAATTATTAATTATGTAGGCCACATAATAGTTTCATATAAAAGCCCAATAACAATTATATTTAAAAGGCCGAATACCTGATTGCCTACGCAAATAGTATATTACTTCCAGCATCATATACTAAGAGCctacttttatcattttagtattTCCACAATAAGAATATGTTTTCACCTTTATTATAAAAGGTAGGTAAGTCTCACATTTTACTAATTCATTTCGCTCGTATTTTATTATAGAACTAATATTCCCACGATATGAATCtgttttcacttttattataaaggGTAGGTAAGTCTCACATTTTACTAATTCATTTcgcttacattttattataaaactaatactcccttctTGCTAAAACAAATTGATAAACTTGCAAATGACAGGAGTTTTAATAtgcaattagtaaaataagaaagagacgggaaaaagtaagagagaaagataaAAGATACTGAAAGTAGTGCTAGTGGATTGTGAGATCCATGTTATTAGTGGAGTCAGGCGTGTAATTGGTTaaaaattttctatatttaatattGGTCTAATTTTGAAAGACAACCCAAAAATgtaaaactaatttatttttttagaacagagggagtatataaaagtggaACTCATATTTAACTAACTTTTTAAATCCACTTTTCtgtacatttattaaaatttgtggcGTATCAAATGTGGACTcctattatgggacgaagggtACTCCATATCTAAACTTGGAAACAATAAATTCACGGCATAATGATATTTAATTTAAGAGTtcaaaatttctaaattttccttcaaatttatttaaagtaaatttggattttgggtcatttttctttatatgaGAAAATCATCCGTATGAAATTTGGGTGAGtgaaagagagatgaaaaaagatGGAAGTTTAGCAAGAAGAACAAATAGAGAGTAATCTGATAGGGGAGATAGAAGAGTGATGATgtctactatttttttatttttaaaattataaaagcgAAACGATATTTTTTTATCTACCACATAAATTAGTTTATGGAAATTCagaatatttcaaaattatgattcttttcctttttagaCAGGTTCCGTAGTTATGTCGGCATGCCGCATGTGGAATACAATATTACTCCTCATATTATGATTATTTTGTTTGAAGTCGATATCATCTATTATCTATActatttaaatcaaaataaatgacCAATTCTATCTCGACAAGTGGAAATCTTTGTTAATCAAGATGGTTCTACACAAAAATATCGTCCAGCATAgacaaaaatatatactacgtactaatactactactagtatttaattttgaaatcgaattatatttactactattagatataaaattttgaaatcaatTTCGACttgtttaaattttgaaatcgAATTATATACCTTAATGTACTTACTAATAGTAATattggagtataaaattttatGTTAAAAGAGAAATGCTTCACTCTTTGACTGGTGTCTTTTGATGAAGGGATTATATACATATCATTTAtagaaattagaaaaaaaaaactttctcaaataaacaaacaaacgTCTCTCTCTAAAATGCAATAAAAGGCAGCCCTCATCAAATCTCAGCCAATATTTTAAGCATGTgatgcaaaaaaaaaaccatatTTGGTTGGCTGCAGCTGGccaaaacaaaacacatatgCCTGAATTAGATAATGGACAAAAGAGTAGGGACGGTAAGAAAGAGACAACTGCATGCCCACCTTGTCATAAACAATATTATGGCATGAGATCAGAGAGAttataacaataaaaatatcCCACGTTTGAGtgaaaaatattcatattttcgaaaataaaatgttagtagtagtaatacatactccctctgtcccattaaaaataaaacgttttcatttttggtctgtcccattaaaaatgaaacgtttctaaaaatagaaacaatactctctctactttttcttctctcttactttactctctcttcactaactcacaaaacaacactacataaaatctcgtgttgaAAAAcaaatattgcatatttaatgggacggagggagtatgtgttAGGGACCTtttgtgcagttcactcttatgaatataactaattttcatcattatttattggattgatcgcatgttaatcttatcggtagcaatccgattaacccgctgaactagcccgaaacccgagcttttagggttagggtgaacttttacaacccgaaagaaTTCACAACCCTATTAACCGGCAACCGATTGAGCCGCAATCTGAgtagggccggcccgattgacatccctatataCATGTACAGATGCCAAGGGTTTAAGTCACTACTATAGCttcatattttttctattattaaatttgttgtaaattacatattttatccTTACTAAGTTGATGTTACCGAAGATTAACTTTCGGTAAAAACTGAATGATGAAAGAAAGAACAAAGAAACTTTAGCATAGTGACTCTAACTCTGATATGATGATTGGAGATAAAACGTTTACCAACTAAAATCGCACTCAATtgtataaattaaatgaaatctATTTATTCATGTGCTCAATTTACGATAACAGACTTTAATTAAATGaatgtaaataaataattaaaactaATTTAACGTAGTTAATAAAAGTCAACAAATATTGAATGACACCTTTATTTCTATAATATTATCATGTCCAACACGTACACATAAAAGCAAGCAAGCCactttaataataaattatacatATACCATAACACGCATTGGGTAAGCAAACTAAACCCAAAATTTTGTTTAAAATCCAACACAAACCAACTTATCAAAGTATTGTTTCAAATTTCAGATTTGATATTCTTCACCAAATCAGGAGACACATTCAATGCAATCTCCACAACTGACGAAGACAATGCTTTATATGATGCGCCTATCTCCATTGATAAAGACCTACAGCACAAATATAAAATCCCAACATTAAGTTATTTATCATTGATCTCAATGGGTGATGGCGGATATATATAGAACATAATTTTGGGTGAAACATACTattaaggattctaacgagatcttaattgcatatgttccgacgacgtttggataatgaaatttgatgatttttatttcagtgTTCGTATAGGTTGATAAGcaaattttttatcaacaaatacatcaaaaaatatcaatataatgcatataaaatctcaatataatgcatgtaaaatatcaatataatgcGTACCTTGGAGATGTGGAAACACAGAAGCATTCCAGCCCTTGGTCCGCAGCCATAAGCGCAGCAACGAAGAACTTGGGCACAACAATGAGGTGGCCCTCATCCACAACCTCATCCAACACGCTTGCACCATTCAACCCTACAATTTGAACCCGACCTCCACTTTTCGTCACATAGATGATCTGATGTGCCATGCTATAAAAAGGGTCCAACACGGTCTCAGGTTCGAGTCTCACTAATTTTGGGCTAAGTCCGACTCTATCCACCAAAGGAGAATCCCGAGATGTGATCTCAACATTAGTGGATCCTCCTTGTTTCAACATAGCATCAAGATCAATGGCATATTCTTCTTTCTTGCAGTTAGGTTTCACAGGCAAGTGATCGTCGATCTTAATGATCAATGCATTTGATTGACTTTCTACCAACAGTTTGGAGTGGTCGTGGCTGAGTCCAAATGCTTTGCTGATGAATTCAGTGGAGAACCCACGGAGCATGCTGATGGCGCCTGTCAAGAACAAGTAGTCGAACGTGATGAGGAAATAGCCGATACGGTGAAGGATTTTTTCTAGCCCGGATCTAGGGGCATACACCGAAAAAGTTGCCATATTGAACCTATTTTCTTTTAGTCGAATAACGGAATgagtatatatattaaaaatggaCTAGAGAAGTATATTTGCCAAAACAAATTTTGGTTCTACATGTTAAATGTGATAGTTCTGGTCATAAATAATACCCTTTTTTGGGcttttttggggacggagggagtatgttttggTTTGTATTTAACAGTGTTCCCGCAAAAATAATGGGTCAACAACTTTTTGAACAGATTATTAAGttcaatataattttttaataatcgTTTTAACATAATAGCATCAAAATGAcatcattttctattttatgtgttaaataaaatattaacttGATTAGGTTAAAATgatatgatatttatttattaatccGATCAAAATGGGATTGACCGTCAATTTTTTAAGAAACTATTAAATATGGACCAAAATTTAATTTCTAGGTCAAAAAAATTTCACACTTAAAATGAAGCTAGGATCCAAAAGATTTTATAAATGAATTTATAAGACCAATTTTAGACTTTAGtcttaaaaataatacttatactATCTCCGTTCACCAAAAATAGACCTAATTATAtatgacatgaattttaataagtAATATTGGTAGGTAAGAGagaatggaaaaaataaaaaagagaaatagTGTTAGTGAATTGTGGAGTCAACATTATTAGtagcatttaaatgtttaaaaattttcatatttaaaaattgGTCTAATTTTGATAGAtatcaaaaatgataaaattagtctattttttttggatggaGTAGTACAAAATACACACCAGTAATAGTAGTACATTTTTAAACTAGTACTCCAATATATCATCTAACATAATTAAAACTACATTTATGGACTACACTAGTACTCCAATAGATCATCTAACATAATTAAAACTACATTTATGGACTACACTAGTACTCCAATAAATCAACTAACTTAAAACTACATTTATGGACTACACTTTTTACCTGTATCTTTACTTTCTATATTCCtcatttttacatttttcttcGTTTCTGAAACTaattttttgttgatatttttcgTCATGACTTTCTATAATTTTTACCCTTCTTAATAGTTCAAAATTAATGTTCATCTGCATCAGCCTAGTCTGAgctaaagataatttcatataatTTGAACAAAATTACCAATAGAAGAAGAGTGTGGTAAAGGATTAAATCCCTTCACCCTCTAGAATAATGAATCAAAATTTAGTAGACATGCATTCAAATAAATCGTACATCACCTGTCAATAGGAAGTAGTCGAACAGGCCTGGGGTATACGATTGGGTGGTTTCACCTAGGAATATTATGGTGAGGTCGGAATCTCCGCCGTTAAACCACCAAGAAATGATCCCATTTGGACATGGGATGGCGTCCCCTTTGTTGATGATTACGACTTTCTCTTGTGGGTTGTCTGATTCTGGTGATATGAGGCCGACTGTGCAAGTACCTATCAAAGTAATAGCAGTATTTAGTGGTTAAataatgagagaataaagttgagtgagaaaaagtaggagagaagataaagtaagaaatagatAGAGTCTtacttttttgtaaaaataaatgtGTCACATATATTGGGACAACCTAAAAATAAAGATACGTCTCACTTATAGTGTGGACGAGTCATATAtagaaaatagtactagtatatgatttttaagtagaccccacatttcctttttcgttcatctccaattaattagtatcctt
It contains:
- the LOC121770191 gene encoding cocosin 1-like, encoding MEFNLQPQKADTTIFEGEGGGYYAWTAAKTPVVVEAVIGAGKLVLKPQGFALPHYADASKIGYVIQGTCTVGLISPESDNPQEKVVIINKGDAIPCPNGIISWWFNGGDSDLTIIFLGETTQSYTPGLFDYFLLTGAISMLRGFSTEFISKAFGLSHDHSKLLVESQSNALIIKIDDHLPVKPNCKKEEYAIDLDAMLKQGGSTNVEITSRDSPLVDRVGLSPKLVRLEPETVLDPFYSMAHQIIYVTKSGGRVQIVGLNGASVLDEVVDEGHLIVVPKFFVAALMAADQGLECFCVSTSPRSLSMEIGASYKALSSSVVEIALNVSPDLVKNIKSEI